In Pasteurella dagmatis, the sequence ACGCTGTTACGCCGATGGTAGTGTGGGGTTTCCCCATGTGAGAGTAGGTCACCGCCAGGTTTTGATTTAGAGAGAGCCTCAACTAGTGATAGTTGAGGTTTTTTTGTGTTCGGTGGAAATTGTAAAAGATGAAAAAAATGGCTAGATGAAATACTAGATGAAATAAAAGAGGGTTAGCTTTTAGTTTTACACTAACTTTAATCTTATCCAAGTCACAGAAAAGTAAGATAAAAGAAAAACAAAGAAACGAATAAATAAAGCTCATAAAAAATACCGCACTTGGTGCTCTCAAAGGGCGGTGTGTTTTAAGAAAGTTTTATCATTTTATTACTCAAAGGTTACTCTATATTAGTTGTTTTTATGTAAAATGAATTGGACTTACATCGAATGATGGTAAAGGAATAAATATGAATAAGGAATATATTTTAATTACAGGAGCAAGCTCAGGAATAGGTTATGAGCTTGCTAAAATTTATGCGCAACAAGGGCAAAGTTTGATTCTTGTAGCGCGTAATTTAGATTCATTGCTACCTTTGCAGCAAAAATATCAAAATATAGAGCTTATTAGCCTTGATCTGTCTATTCTTGACAATGCACATAAACTTTATCAAATGACACAAGCAAAAAATTATTTTATTCATACATTGATTAATAATGCAGGTGTTGGTTTATTAGGTGATTTTTATTCTACGGATTTAGAAACAGAAATCTCAATGGTTAATCTAAACGTGCAAACGTTGATGATCTTAACAAAATATTATGTACAAGATATGGTCAAGCAGAATAGTGGCTATATTCTGAATGTTTCTTCGGTTGCTGGAGAAATGCCAGCCGGGCCTATGATGTCGGTTTATTATGCGACGAAAGCATTTGTGACATCATTTAGTGATGGGCTACGATACGAGTTAAGAAAGACTAATATCAAAGTTTCTATTTTAGCACCAGGACCAACGTTGACTAATTTTGTAAAAACCGCTACAAAAGAAAATAATGCGAATTTATTTGCAAATTTGAAATTCCATCGGGCAGAAACGGTTGCACAATATGCTGTCAAGCATTTAGGAAAGCCATTAATTATTCCTGGGCTTTTTAATAAGCTACTTGTGTATTCAAGTTATTTTATGCCAAAGTCGATTGTTCTGTTTATCGTAAATCGTATTCAAAGCCTAAAGTAGGCTTAACATTCCTGAATAGACCAAGATTCTTCTTTCAAGAGACGACCAAAGTGGCTTTCGACTAAACGTTTAGTTACTTCTGTTTTAGGGTGAGTAAAAAGATTCTTGGTTGCACCATATTCAATCATTGTACCCTCATCCATTACTAAAATATTATCTGCAATGTGTTTTATGATTCCTAAGTGTTGCCCAACATAAATATAGGAAATACCCAACTTTTCTTGTAATTCTAGCATGAGATTAGTTAATTGGGTTTTAACAGTGGCATCTAGTGCACTTAGAACATCATCTGCGATAATGATTTCAGGTTTCAAAATTAAGGCACGAGCTAAGGCTATACGTTGTTTTTGGCTCGCAGACATTGTATTAATTTTAATATTTGCGTGATCAGGATAAAAACCGACAAGTTTTAAGGTTTCAAATATTATTTTATTTCGTTCGTGGATATCTAGGTGCGTTACTAATCTCAGAGGTGCATCTAAGATTTGACCGACATTTAAGCCAGGATTAAATGCACTATTTGGATCTTGAAAAACCATTCTTATATGTTGTGCACGATAATGATAATCTCCAAACTCTAATGTTTTTCCTTGAAGTAAAATTTCACCAGAAGTAGGCGGTATAATACCCACAATCATTTTTGCCAGTGTTGATTTACCAGAGCCATTTTTCCCAATAATTGCGAGAGTTTGCTTAGGTTCAAGTGAAAAACTGATGGGATGTACTGCTTTAAATTGTTGAGTACCAAAAAAGCTAATTTTGTCTGTAAAGGATTTAGATAGATTTTTAACTTGCAATAATGTCATATACTCTCCTTTACTCTGATTTATTTTGTAATGTGAGTGGTGTAGTGTTTGTTTTTTCTTTAAAGTTCTTTTCTCTTAAATTCAGAGGGTAATGGCAAGAAAATTCATGTTGCTTGATACGATAACGGTTTGGTTTCACAATACATTTTTTTTGAGCAAATGGGCAGCGAGGACCAAGGCGACATCCTATTGGCATTTGTTCTAATACAGGCACAGTTCCTTTTAATGTATTCAAACGACTTTTAAGTGGTAAAGGTTGACTAAAATCAGGTATTGAATGTAGCAGAGCTTGTGTATAAGGGTGGTGTGGGGTTTCTAAAATGTTTTCTTTAGGGCCTGATTCTGCATTTTGTCCACAGTAAAGTACTGAAAAAGAGTCACACCATTCACTAATGCTGTTAATGTCATTGCTGGTAATCAAAATTGATGTTCCCAAGTTCTGATTCATACTTGAAAGTAGACGGAAAATCTGTATTTTTGTAATTGATTCCACAGAATTTGTGGGCTCATCTGCTACTAAAAGGCGTGGTTGATTAGCAACAGCAATTGCGATCATTACTTTTTGTCCTTCCCCCTCAGTAAGCTCACTTGGATAACTTTGCATAATATCCTTATGCTCTTTAATTCCTACTTTATGTAATAATTCAGTGGCACGACGTTTTTTCCAGCCAAACCATTGCCACCAACGACCTTTAAATGTCCAAGAGGGAATATTTTGAATAATCTGTTTTCCTACTTTTTTACTTGGGTCAAGACAAGTCAAAGGGTCTTGGAAAATCATTGATATTTCTCGCCCCAGCAATTTACGGCGTTGTGATGGACTCAGTTTTAATAATTCAACGTTATCAAAACGGAAACGGTCGGCTGTAATAATCCAAGAATCTTTAAAAACGTTACATATGACTTTAGCAATCAAGCTTTTCCCTGAACCTGACTCACCTACAAGTCCACAAATTTCGCCTTCATTTAATGTTAAGTTAACATTATCAACAATTTTAATACGGCCACTTGGTGTATTAATTTCAATAGAAAGATTACGAATATCTAATAAAGCCACTGTTTCACCTATTCATAATGTTTTTCAATGGCTTTGCATAGCCCTTTGCTAGAAATCAACACAACAAGAATAGTGATAATGATAGCAATGCCAGGCAAAATAACAGTCCAAGGTGCTAGATAAATGAGTTCTAACGAATCTTTGATCATTGCTCCCCATTCTGGTGTAGGACGTTGAGCACCAAGAGATATAAAACTCAATGAACTAATGTCTAAAATCGCAATAGCAAATGCTCTAGCGATTTCTTGAATGTAGCGTACAGAAATATTTGGGAATATAGTTTCTTTCAACAACATCCAATTTGATATACTATCTAGCTTCAACATCAACACGTATTCTTTTTTTAGTTCTTGTTGTGTAATTTTATATATTTCGTGGATGAAATAAGGCACTAATGCCAGAGTTGTAGCTAAAATAGCATTGATCAAGCTTGGTTGCATGAGTGTGGCGATGATGATCGCAATTAATAAACTCGGTATTGATAAGAAAGTATCCAAGAAATGGCTTAAAATTTTGGATTTTACACTGCGAGAAACTCCTGCCCAAAGCCCTAATACACTACCGATGACAACTGTAAAAAAAAGAACTACAAGAGATGCACCAATAGTGTAACTTGAGCCAATAATAATTCGGCTAAATACATCACGTCCAATATCATCTGTACCAAAGAAAAAAGAAATTTGCCCTTCATTGGTCCAAGATGGGGGGATTAATTCTTTACTAATAAATTGCATATCGCTTGGGTAGGGAGCAATCCATTGACTAAAAAGTGCGGTCAAAATAAATGCAATAAATAAATAGAAACTAAATAATGCAATTTTATCTTGAGCGAAATAATGCCAAATTTGTTTTAGCCCTTCTGTTTCACGAAAGTCTTCTGGTTCTCTATCTTGCATACCAACCCTTCTTATTAAACGGATCTAAAATAAATGACAAACTCTCGGATAGTACATTGACGATAATGATACAAAGCCCAATAACAACTACACCAATCGAAATACTATTATAATCTTGATAGGTCACTGCTTCGATAAGCCAGCGCCCAATACCCGGCCAGCCTAAGGTGCTTTCAACTAACATACATTGTGTTAAGACTAGAGTAAATAATTGAGTAGTTTGCGGCACTAATAATGGCAATGTATTACGTAATACATAATGATGTAAAATCTGGATTTGTGATTTTCCCCGAGTGCTTGCTGTTTTCACATAATTTTGTGAGAAAACATATTCTGCGCGTTGCTGAATAATACGTGTAATTTCCATCGTTGGTAGAATAGTAAGTACTAGAGTAGGTAAGACTAAATGTTGTAAAACATTTTGTATTACTTTAGTTCGGTAATGTTCTTCAATAAACCAAACATCGATAATGGCAAAGCCTGTAATAGGTTTAATTTCATAAAGTAAATTATGTTGCCCAATTGCTGAAATTTCCCATCCTTCAATTGCTGAAAAATATAATAGTAGTGGTGCAATCCAAAACACGGGGATCGATAATCCTAATGCAGATACTCCACGAATACTTATCCCGATGGCGTTATCTCGATTAATAGCACCAAATAAACCGAGTGGAATACCGAAAAGAACTGCAAGTAAGATCGCTGTAAAACAGAGTTCTAATGTTGGAGGGAGAACAGTCAGAATAATGTCGTTTAGTGGATCACCACCATTATAAGTAATACCAAAGTCACCCTGTAAAAGGTTATAAATATATTGTACATAACCGTGGTAAATGGTTGGTGTTGTGAGCACTCCATTAAGTGGATCTTGAACAAGAATACTGTAACTCACACTAGACAAAATAAGTAATGTAAGCACTAAAGTTCCTAAGTATCGTAGGAAAGCAAATAACATTATTTACCTCCTTTTTTCAATGAAAGTGTATCAAAAGAGATACTGCCAAAAGGGTTCATATCAACGCCTTGAACTTTAGTATTCACAAGCAACATCCGTTTAGCGTTAGCAATAGGGATAATTGGCAATTGGTCTAAAATAAGCTCTTGTGCCAAATGATACTCCCGTGCTCTTAAGCGTAAAAAATCAGTGCCTAATGCGCTATTCATGAGATGGTCAAAAGTTGGTTCACACCAATTTGATAAGTTAGTAATTTCATTGACTGAACCACAACTTAAAATTGGGCGCATAAAGCTATCTGGATCTAAATTACCAGCGAGCCATCCAGCAAGAATAATATCGTAATATTCAGTTTGGTTAGATAATTGTTGGATTAAATATGTGCGTGTAACAGAATTTATTTTTACTTCAACTCCAACTTTAGCTAAATCATCTTTGATTAATGCTGCCATTTTTAATGGGGAAGGGTTATAAACTTGTTCTTCATTTATCACCCACATATTTAGGATAAGTTTTTTATCTCGTAAAACTGTTTTTGCTTGTTCAGGATTATAGTCATAAGCAAATTCAGGCGTATTAACGAGAGATGCCCATGAAATATTAGGAATGATGTTGTTTGCAACAGTTGCTGTATTATGATAGATAGTTCGTACAATGCGTTTTCGATCAATCGCTTGTGAGATTGCTCGACGAATATTGACATCTTGCATAACAGGTTTTTGGAAGTTAAAGGCAAGATAGGATAAGTTCATCCCTTCTGTTGATTTCATATAGAAACGTTCATTATTTTCTTGCAACAAACCAAGTTGACTTACATCGGGGTGTGAAGTGATTTGGCATTCGTTATTGAGAAATTTCACTAAACGTCCAGTACGATCTGTTGACAGATCAATAATAATATTTTTTACGTTAGGCGATGTTTTCCAATATTTTTCATTTTGTTCTAAACGGACATATTGGTTACGGAAATAGTTTTTAACTTTATAAGGTCCAGTACCAACAGGTAAAAGGTCTAGCTGAACCAGATTATCATCCGCATTGAGCTGTAATGCATATTCTTGAGAGAAAATAATAGCATATTGACTAGCTAAATGAGACAGAATTGATGAATCTGGCTCAAATAATGTGATTTCAACCAAATAAGGATTTAGCGCTTTAACGGATTTGATTTTTTTGTTTAGCTTGATGCTCTCAAAATAAGGAAAGCGAACTTTTTTCGCTTCTTCATGGAAAATTTTATATTGTGGGTTGTCATAATTAATAACGTGCGTATCTAAGTTTGGTAAGTAGGCGTTATAACCTAAAACACGGTTCAATGAAAACACCACATCATCAGCATTGAAATTGCGTGAAGGAGTAAACCAAGCAGTATGGTGAAATTGGATACCTTTGCGTAATTGGATAGTGATCACTTTACCATCTGCTGAAATATTATAAGATTTTGCTAAAACGGGGGTAACTGAAGCACTATTATTTTTGATTTCAAATAATTTATTATAGATCTGCTCTGTGATGACATTCATACTAGTGCCAGCATCTGCAGTTTGTGGATTAAAGGAAAAACCTGTTGCGTGTGTACAATAAATCAAGCCATTCTGAGTCAGCTCATTTGGGATTTTGGGGGCGGCTGTTACAGAATGTGTGAGTAAAAACAAAAAACTAACAAGGATAATTTTTCTAATCAGCATAAATAGGGTATTTGTGATAAATTAACTGAAGATTGTAAAATATATTGTTTAGATAAGCTATCCTTTTTGGTGTTTAGCCACTGTAATTGGGTAAGGATTAAGAAAAAACTCAGTTTTTTATGGTATCTTGAATAATAGTACATTTCACTGGATGAAAAATATCATATGTTGAATTATCTAAAAAAAGAAGTAAATGAAATAATTAATCGAGGCTTAGACCGCACGTTGCGTATTGCCGTTACAGGTTTAAGTCGTAGTGGCAAAACCGCATTTATTACTAGTTTGATTAACCAATTATTACACATCAATCGTGTAGATAATGCGCACTTGCCTCTATTTGAAGCTGCGCGCAGTCAATCTATTATTGCCGTAAAGCGGATACATCAGCTTAATCTTAGCATTCCACGCTTTGACTATGAAAATAATCTGAAAGCGTTAGCTCAGCAACCCCCAACTTGGCCACAATCAACTCGGGGTGTAAGTGAAACTCGTCTTGCGATTCGTTATCAACATCAAGATAGTTTAATGAGTTATTTGAAAGAAACGGGTACCTTATATCTGGATATTTTTGATTACCCAGGTGAATGGTTGCTTGATTTACCATTGTTGGATCTCAACTTTCAAGAATGGTCGCAAGAGTTATTTCGTCTCAATTATGGTCAACGTGCGAGTTTATCTTCTGGTTGGATAGAAAAAGTAAAAAATTTGGATCTTAGTGCCGTTGCAGATGAAGATATTTTAGCGCAGCTATCTCAAGACTACACTAATTACCTCTTGGAATGTAAACAAAAAGGATTGCATTTTATTCAACCAGGGCGATTTGTATTGCCCGGGGATTTAGAAGGTGCGCCAGCATTACAATTTTTTCCATTGATACATTTAACAGAAGAAGAGTGGAGTGCTCTGAAAAATAGGAAACAATCAAATAGTTATTTTTCACTATTAAATCAACGTTATGAATATTACCGTCAAAATGTTGTGAAAAGTTTCTATAAAGATTATTTTTCTACCTTTGATCGCCAAGTGATTTTAGCAGATTGTTTAACGCCACTTAATCATAGCCAGCAAGCATTTTTAGATATGCAAGAAGGGCTACAGCAATTGTTCAAAAACTTCCATTATGGAAAGCGAAATTTATTACACCGCTTGTTCTCGCCACAAATTGATAAACTGATGTTTATCGCCACAAAAGCAGATCATATTACTAGTGATCAATTACCTAATTTAATAAGTTTAATGCGTCAATTAGTACAAGAAGGTGGCCGTTATGTGGAATATGAAGGCATTGAAACTGAATATACAGCGATTGCAGCGATTCGTGCAACACAACAAGTTATTGTGAATCAAAATGGACAAAGCTTTAGAGCTTTACAAGGTGTACGTTCAAGTGATAAACAAAAAGTGATTATTTATCCAGGTACTGTACCAAATCGATTACCACCAGCGGAGTTCTGGCAAAAGCAGCATTTTGATTTTGATCAATTTGAGCCACAACCGTTAACTAGTGGGGAAAGCATTTCTCATCTCAGAATGGATGCGGTATTGCAATTTTTATTAGGCGATAAGTTTTAGCGGAGGCAATGGAAATGAATGATAAACGTGTTTTTTCACAAGAGAACGAAGAAAAAGAGCTTGTTGATTTTCAGTCTAAACGTGAGTTTTTTGAGCCAAATCTTGAAATTGAGATTGAACAAATTGAACCTCAATTAGTGGAAGGGGAATTATTAGAAGAAAAATTTGAGCTATCAATGATGCCTAAGTCCCGTTGGTGGAAAACTGGATTTATTTTGACCGCACTTTTATTTATGATCGCCACAATTGCACAATCTATACAATGGTTAATTAATGCTTGGCAACAAAATCAATGGATCTATTTTGCCTTTTCATTAGTGGTATGTTTTGCAGTGCTATTGGGGGTGTCAGCTATTGCTAAAGAGTGGTTTCATTTAGCAAAATTAAAACGTCGAACTAAATTACAACAAAAAGGGGAACAACTTTTATTGGAAAGTGCGGTCAGTTTTGATAATAGTTTGTCAACTGAAAAGTCAGAGCAAGCCAAACTCTTGTGCTTAGAAATAGCTAATATGTTGCAATTACCTGATTCAGATCCAAAACTTGCTCAATGGAAAAAACAAATTGGCGAAGGTTATTCAGCCAAAGAGGTTACTCAACTCTTTAGTCACATCGTCTTGAATCCCATTGATAAACAAGTCAAAAAATTGATTACTAAAAGCGCGGTGGAATCTGCAATGATTGTGGCTGTTAGCCCATTAGCAATTGTTGATATGTTTTTATTATCTTGGCGAAACATTCGTTTAGTTAATCGTATCGCACAAATTTATGGTATTGAATTAGGTTATTGGAGCCGTATTCGTTTATTAAAAATGGTCTTGCTTAACCTAGCTTTTGCAGGTGCCACTGAAGTAGTACAAGATGTAGGATTGGATTGGCTATCACAAGATATTACAGCAAAATTATCTAGCCGTGCAGCTCAAGGTATTGGTGTTGGGCTATTAACAGCAAGATTAGGAATTAAAGCAATGGTTTTTTGCCGTCCATTAGCCTTTACACAAAAAGAAAAACCACGTTTACAGCACATTCAACAAGAATTATTAAGTACAGTAAAAGAAACTATTTTTCGTACAAATAAGACAAAAGAAAAGCAAACAGTGTAAATGTAAATTAAACTTTCCACACTTTATTCATTCTTTACAAGTTTAATGGTATTATAACTACAAGAATGGTGACTTGAGGAAAGTTTATGTCCTTAAACGAAAATAATAGTGAATATTTTGCACACATTGTGGCAAAAAGTCCAAAAATGAAAAGCGTGATAGAACAAGCGCTGAAATTTGCAGTTAGTGATGCACCATTATTAATCCAAGGTGAAACTGGAACTGGTAAAGATCTGATTGCTAAAGCTTGCCATCTCAAAAGTCCACGCAGCTCAAACAAGTTTATCGCTGTTAATTGCGCAGGATTACCGTATCAAGATGCGGAAAGTGAAATGTTTGGTCGCGGTGGTTCGGAAAATGAATCTCTTGGCTTTTTTGAATATGCTAATGGCGGCACGGTATTGTTAGATAGTGTTGCTGAGTTATCTTTAGAATTGCAAGCTAAATTATTGCGCTTTCTCAATGATGGTACGTTCCGTCGTGTGGGGGAGGAGCAGGAACATTATGCAGATGTTCGTGTGATCTGTACCTCTCAAGTGCCGTTACAGCATTATGTTGACGAAGGCAAAATGCGTAGCGATTTATTTCATCGCCTAAATGTATTAACATTGAATATACCTCCTT encodes:
- a CDS encoding ABC transporter substrate-binding protein; protein product: MLIRKIILVSFLFLLTHSVTAAPKIPNELTQNGLIYCTHATGFSFNPQTADAGTSMNVITEQIYNKLFEIKNNSASVTPVLAKSYNISADGKVITIQLRKGIQFHHTAWFTPSRNFNADDVVFSLNRVLGYNAYLPNLDTHVINYDNPQYKIFHEEAKKVRFPYFESIKLNKKIKSVKALNPYLVEITLFEPDSSILSHLASQYAIIFSQEYALQLNADDNLVQLDLLPVGTGPYKVKNYFRNQYVRLEQNEKYWKTSPNVKNIIIDLSTDRTGRLVKFLNNECQITSHPDVSQLGLLQENNERFYMKSTEGMNLSYLAFNFQKPVMQDVNIRRAISQAIDRKRIVRTIYHNTATVANNIIPNISWASLVNTPEFAYDYNPEQAKTVLRDKKLILNMWVINEEQVYNPSPLKMAALIKDDLAKVGVEVKINSVTRTYLIQQLSNQTEYYDIILAGWLAGNLDPDSFMRPILSCGSVNEITNLSNWCEPTFDHLMNSALGTDFLRLRAREYHLAQELILDQLPIIPIANAKRMLLVNTKVQGVDMNPFGSISFDTLSLKKGGK
- a CDS encoding sigma 54-interacting transcriptional regulator, whose protein sequence is MSLNENNSEYFAHIVAKSPKMKSVIEQALKFAVSDAPLLIQGETGTGKDLIAKACHLKSPRSSNKFIAVNCAGLPYQDAESEMFGRGGSENESLGFFEYANGGTVLLDSVAELSLELQAKLLRFLNDGTFRRVGEEQEHYADVRVICTSQVPLQHYVDEGKMRSDLFHRLNVLTLNIPPLRERKEDLPDLVQIFVKQISKELGISEPHFDAQFLQYLQNHLWKGNVRELYNALYRACSLAENHQLTIAGLNLNTHENMPVTLEQFGDETLEEIMQKFESAVLRKFYEQYPSTRKLATRLGVSHTAIANKLRQYGISK
- a CDS encoding TIGR01620 family protein, which codes for MNDKRVFSQENEEKELVDFQSKREFFEPNLEIEIEQIEPQLVEGELLEEKFELSMMPKSRWWKTGFILTALLFMIATIAQSIQWLINAWQQNQWIYFAFSLVVCFAVLLGVSAIAKEWFHLAKLKRRTKLQQKGEQLLLESAVSFDNSLSTEKSEQAKLLCLEIANMLQLPDSDPKLAQWKKQIGEGYSAKEVTQLFSHIVLNPIDKQVKKLITKSAVESAMIVAVSPLAIVDMFLLSWRNIRLVNRIAQIYGIELGYWSRIRLLKMVLLNLAFAGATEVVQDVGLDWLSQDITAKLSSRAAQGIGVGLLTARLGIKAMVFCRPLAFTQKEKPRLQHIQQELLSTVKETIFRTNKTKEKQTV
- a CDS encoding ABC transporter permease; the protein is MLFAFLRYLGTLVLTLLILSSVSYSILVQDPLNGVLTTPTIYHGYVQYIYNLLQGDFGITYNGGDPLNDIILTVLPPTLELCFTAILLAVLFGIPLGLFGAINRDNAIGISIRGVSALGLSIPVFWIAPLLLYFSAIEGWEISAIGQHNLLYEIKPITGFAIIDVWFIEEHYRTKVIQNVLQHLVLPTLVLTILPTMEITRIIQQRAEYVFSQNYVKTASTRGKSQIQILHHYVLRNTLPLLVPQTTQLFTLVLTQCMLVESTLGWPGIGRWLIEAVTYQDYNSISIGVVVIGLCIIIVNVLSESLSFILDPFNKKGWYAR
- a CDS encoding peptide ABC transporter ATP-binding protein — encoded protein: MTLLQVKNLSKSFTDKISFFGTQQFKAVHPISFSLEPKQTLAIIGKNGSGKSTLAKMIVGIIPPTSGEILLQGKTLEFGDYHYRAQHIRMVFQDPNSAFNPGLNVGQILDAPLRLVTHLDIHERNKIIFETLKLVGFYPDHANIKINTMSASQKQRIALARALILKPEIIIADDVLSALDATVKTQLTNLMLELQEKLGISYIYVGQHLGIIKHIADNILVMDEGTMIEYGATKNLFTHPKTEVTKRLVESHFGRLLKEESWSIQEC
- a CDS encoding ABC transporter permease subunit: MQDREPEDFRETEGLKQIWHYFAQDKIALFSFYLFIAFILTALFSQWIAPYPSDMQFISKELIPPSWTNEGQISFFFGTDDIGRDVFSRIIIGSSYTIGASLVVLFFTVVIGSVLGLWAGVSRSVKSKILSHFLDTFLSIPSLLIAIIIATLMQPSLINAILATTLALVPYFIHEIYKITQQELKKEYVLMLKLDSISNWMLLKETIFPNISVRYIQEIARAFAIAILDISSLSFISLGAQRPTPEWGAMIKDSLELIYLAPWTVILPGIAIIITILVVLISSKGLCKAIEKHYE
- a CDS encoding YcjX family GTP-binding protein; translated protein: MLNYLKKEVNEIINRGLDRTLRIAVTGLSRSGKTAFITSLINQLLHINRVDNAHLPLFEAARSQSIIAVKRIHQLNLSIPRFDYENNLKALAQQPPTWPQSTRGVSETRLAIRYQHQDSLMSYLKETGTLYLDIFDYPGEWLLDLPLLDLNFQEWSQELFRLNYGQRASLSSGWIEKVKNLDLSAVADEDILAQLSQDYTNYLLECKQKGLHFIQPGRFVLPGDLEGAPALQFFPLIHLTEEEWSALKNRKQSNSYFSLLNQRYEYYRQNVVKSFYKDYFSTFDRQVILADCLTPLNHSQQAFLDMQEGLQQLFKNFHYGKRNLLHRLFSPQIDKLMFIATKADHITSDQLPNLISLMRQLVQEGGRYVEYEGIETEYTAIAAIRATQQVIVNQNGQSFRALQGVRSSDKQKVIIYPGTVPNRLPPAEFWQKQHFDFDQFEPQPLTSGESISHLRMDAVLQFLLGDKF
- a CDS encoding SDR family NAD(P)-dependent oxidoreductase, with the protein product MNKEYILITGASSGIGYELAKIYAQQGQSLILVARNLDSLLPLQQKYQNIELISLDLSILDNAHKLYQMTQAKNYFIHTLINNAGVGLLGDFYSTDLETEISMVNLNVQTLMILTKYYVQDMVKQNSGYILNVSSVAGEMPAGPMMSVYYATKAFVTSFSDGLRYELRKTNIKVSILAPGPTLTNFVKTATKENNANLFANLKFHRAETVAQYAVKHLGKPLIIPGLFNKLLVYSSYFMPKSIVLFIVNRIQSLK
- a CDS encoding peptide ABC transporter ATP-binding protein — translated: MALLDIRNLSIEINTPSGRIKIVDNVNLTLNEGEICGLVGESGSGKSLIAKVICNVFKDSWIITADRFRFDNVELLKLSPSQRRKLLGREISMIFQDPLTCLDPSKKVGKQIIQNIPSWTFKGRWWQWFGWKKRRATELLHKVGIKEHKDIMQSYPSELTEGEGQKVMIAIAVANQPRLLVADEPTNSVESITKIQIFRLLSSMNQNLGTSILITSNDINSISEWCDSFSVLYCGQNAESGPKENILETPHHPYTQALLHSIPDFSQPLPLKSRLNTLKGTVPVLEQMPIGCRLGPRCPFAQKKCIVKPNRYRIKQHEFSCHYPLNLREKNFKEKTNTTPLTLQNKSE